The following proteins come from a genomic window of Scomber japonicus isolate fScoJap1 chromosome 4, fScoJap1.pri, whole genome shotgun sequence:
- the dtx3 gene encoding probable E3 ubiquitin-protein ligase DTX3 yields the protein MGSQVSSDEMSVRAGQGSDEVLVSQAVWDYLAAAGRPWLIDFQHKQGMSAGIIRRGERGGCCAVRLQPVEGSKNAGAGVMDGPISSATRKAFIDLCRCARKEMSKQEGGPKRKRALLPCVGVLEPNGEGNLLQPPPPQPRRSQRQQQRFRKPADEEACAVLHEAAQRKDMDSSMASHSEAEDNNTCSICMGDIVEKTTLERCGHSFCRSCLDQAFKVKKACPVCRLVYGQLIGNQPANGTMIVERDPDLELPGHEGYGCICIIYSFPPGLQAPEHPNPGVRYPGTDRVAYLPDSPEGNRVLGLLRRAFEQRLIFTVGTSMTTGMQNVITWNDIHHKTSIWGGPRCFGYPDPTYLVRVTEELREKGITVD from the exons TTTCCTCTGATGAGATGAGTGTGCGTGCTGGCCAGGGCAGTGATGAGGTGCTGGTTTCACAGGCGGTGTGGGATTACCTGGCTGCAGCTGGGAGGCCCTGGCTCATTGACTTCCAGCACAAGCAGGGGATGAGTGCTGGTATCATTAGacgaggggagagggggggctGCTGCGCTGTGAGGTTGCAGCCGGTGGAAGGCTCCAAGAACGCAGGAGCTGGTGTAATGGATGGACCCATCTCCAGCGCGACACGAAAAGCCTTCATTGACTTATGCCGCTGTGCCCGCAAAGAAATGAGCAAACAGGAGGGGGGACCTAAGAGGAAAAGGGCTCTGCTGCCCTGTGTCGGAGTCCTGGAGCCGAATGGAGAGGGGAACCTGCTTCAGCCGCCACCTCCCCAGCCACGGCGCTCCCAGAGACAACAGCAGAGATTCAGGAAGCCTGCTGATGAGGAGGCCTGTGCCGTGCTCCACGAGGCAGCTCAGAGGAAGGACATGGACTCCAGCATGGCTTCCCACAGCGAGGCAGAGGACAACAATACTTGTTCAATCTGCATGGGGGACATAGTGGAGAAGACCACCCTTGAGAGGTGTGGCCACTCGTTTTGTCGCTCTTGCCTGGATCAAGCCTTTAAGGTGAAGAAAGCGTGTCCTGTGTGTCGGTTAGTGTACGGCCAGTTGATTGGGAACCAGCCTGCCAATGGCACTATGATCGTAGAGAGAGATCCTGATCTGGAGCTTCCTGGGCATGAAGGCTATGGATGTATCTGCATCATCTACAGCTTCCCTCCTGGCTTACAGGCA CCAGAACACCCAAACCCAGGTGTTCGCTACCCAGGAACCGACCGTGTGGCCTACCTCCCTGACAGCCCTGAGGGGAACCGTGTGCTGGGCCTGCTGCGCCGGGCCTTTGAACAGCGCCTTATCTTCACCGTCGGTACCTCCATGACTACAGGCATGCAAAATGTCATTACTTGGAATGACATTCACCACAAGACCTCAATATGGGGCGGGCCCCGCTG TTTTGGCTACCCAGACCCCACTTACCTGGTGCGAGTGACAGAGGAGCTCAGAGAGAAAGGCATCACAGTGGACTGA